A window of Piliocolobus tephrosceles isolate RC106 chromosome 13, ASM277652v3, whole genome shotgun sequence contains these coding sequences:
- the HEPACAM gene encoding hepatocyte cell adhesion molecule, whose amino-acid sequence MQNLGGLTLARIFKLYKAKSYPLEGVNITSPVRLIHGTVGKSALLSVQYSSTSSDRPVVKWQLKRDKPVTVVQSIGTEVIGTLRPDYRDRIRLFENGSLLLSDLQLADEGTYEVEISITDDTFTGEKTINLTVDVPISRPQVLVASTTVLELSEAFTLNCSHENGTKPSYTWLKDGKPLLNDSRILLSPDQKVLTITRVLMEDDDLYSCVVENPISQGRSLPVKITVYRRSSLYIILSTGGIFLLVTLVTVCACWKPSKRKQKKLEKQNSLEYMDQNDDRMKPEADTLPRSGDQERKNPMALYILKDKDSPEPEENPSPEPRSATEPGPPGYSVSPAVPGRSPGLPIRSARRYPRSPARSPATGRTHTSPPRAPSSPGRSRSASRTLRTAGVHIIREQDEAGPVEISA is encoded by the exons ATGCAGAATCTTGGAGGCCTGACTTTGGCAAGAATCTTTAAACTATACAAAGCCAAATCCT ACCCCCTGGAGGGGGTGAACATCACCAGCCCTGTGCGCCTGATCCACGGCACCGTGGGGAAGTCGGCTCTGCTTTCTGTGCAGTACAGCAGTACCAGCAGCGACAGGCCTGTAGTGAAGTGGCAGCTGAAGCGGGACAAGCCAGTGACCGTGGTGCAGTCCATTGGCACGGAGGTCATTGGCACCCTGCGGCCTGACTATCGAGATCGTATCCGGCTCTTTGAAAATGGCTCCCTGCTTCTCAGCGACCTGCAGCTGGCTGATGAGGGCACCTATGAGGTTGAGATCTCCATCACCGACGACACCTTCACTGGGGAAAAGACCATCAACCTTACTGTAGATG TGCCCATTTCGAGGCCACAGGTATTGGTGGCTTCAACCACTGTGCTGGAACTCAGCGAGGCCTTCACCTTGAACTGCTCACACGAGAATGGCACCAAGCCCAGCTACACCTGGCTGAAGGACGGCAAGCCCCTCCTCAATGACTCGAGAATACTGCTGTCCCCGGACCAAAAGGTGCTCACCATCACCCGCGTGCTTATGGAGGACGACGATCTGTACAGCTGCGTGGTAGAGAACCCCATCAGCCAGGGCCGCAGCCTGCCTGTCAAGATCACCGTATACA GAAGAAGTTCCCTTTATATCATCTTGTCTACAGGAGGCATCTTCCTCCTTGTGACCTTGGTGACAGTCTGTGCCTGCTGGAAACCTTCCAAAAG GAAACAGAAGAAGCTAGAGAAGCAAAACTCCCTGGAATACATGGATCAGAATGATGACCGCATGAAACCAGAAG CAGACACCCTCCCTCGAAGTGGTGATCAGGAACGGAAAAACCCCATGGCACTCTATATCCTGAAGGACAAG GACTCCCCGGAGCCCGAGGAGAACCCGTCCCCGGAGCCTCGAAGCGCGACGGAGCCCGGCCCGCCCGGCTACTCCGTGTCGCCTGCAGTGCCCGGCCGCTCGCCAGGGCTGCCCATCCGCTCCGCCCGCCGCTACCCGCGCTCCCCAGCGCGCTCCCCAGCCACCGGCCGGACGCACACGTCGCCGCCCCGGGCCCCGAGCTCGCCCGGCCGCTCGCGCAGCGCCTCGCGCACACTGCGGACTGCGGGCGTGCACATAATCCGCGAGCAAGACGAGGCCGGCCCGGTGGAGATCAGCGCCTGA